In Clarias gariepinus isolate MV-2021 ecotype Netherlands chromosome 1, CGAR_prim_01v2, whole genome shotgun sequence, one DNA window encodes the following:
- the LOC128520195 gene encoding aerolysin-like protein, protein MSALADVVAVGANGGNPFNFNGTENGSTLQKIWVWLGDWQVKAIKVCLTDGQSKQFGVPAGDVKEFIFEDGEHFTSLSLWANSRGTRLGAIKFKTTHSREFYVKQRSEGLNQEVPVDVASGICMGITGRSGSDIDCFGFIFINTIKSTKLTDVEYPTLKEVIPKVNIREIKSMTYHNDTSLTQEYKVETSQKITQKSFWSVTGKLELTYTLEVNAGIPLIAKKKSNYVFILSVDGTYASEMSEERMELYSFPVQVLPGKTVDVDITLGQAPVDLPFKGKVKITCHNGGVLEFKTSGTYKGVTYTAGDVTVTESAKNLGGASKSAKFILKM, encoded by the coding sequence ATGTCAGCCCTGGCAGATGTAGTTGCAGTTGGTGCGAATGGAGGAAACCCCTTTAATTTTAATGGCACTGAAAATGGATCCACATTGCAAAAGATCTGGGTGTGGCTCGGTGACTGGCAAGTGAAGGCCATAAAGGTCTGCCTTACTGATGGCCAGTCCAAGCAGTTTGGTGTACCTGCTGGGGATGTTAAAGAGTTTATATTTGAAGATGGAGAGCATTTCACCTCCCTTTCACTATGGGCAAATTCAAGGGGAACACGTCTGGGTGCCATCAAATTCAAGACAACTCACTCCAGGGAGTTCTATGTAAAGCAGAGAAGTGAAGGGTTGAACCAAGAAGTTCCAGTTGATGTTGCTTCTGGGATCTGCATGGGAATCACAGGGCGTTCAGGTTCAGATATTGATTGCTTCGGCTTCATATTCATTAACACGATCAAGTCTACTAAGCTTACAGATGTTGAGTATCCTACACTTAAGGAAGTGATACCCAAAGTGAATATCAGGGAAATCAAATCCATGACCTACCACAATGATACTTCTCTAACTCAAGAATACAAAGTTGAAACCTCCCAAAAAATAACACAGAAATCCTTCTGGTCAGTTACCGGAAAATTGGAGTTGACATACACTCTGGAAGTGAACGCAGGAATCCCACTgattgcaaagaaaaaatcaaACTATGTTTTCATACTTAGTGTTGATGGTACATATGCTTCAGAGATGAGTGAAGAGAGAATGGAGCTTTACTCATTTCCTGTTCAAGTCCTTCCAGGTAAAACCGTGGATGTGGACATCACACTTGGCCAGGCTCCAGTTGATCTCCCCTTCAAGGGCAAAGTCAAGATTACATGCCATAATGGTGGTGTGCTGGAATTTAAAACCAGTGGAACCTACAAAGGTGTCACTTACACTGCTGGAGATGTAACTGTGACTGAATCAGCCAAAAACCTCGGTGGGGCCTCAAAATCTGCAAAGTTTAttctaaaaatgtaa